From Microbacterium sp. 10M-3C3:
GCTGCGGCGCGCGAACCGCCTCGTGGGCAACCCCGAGGGGGAGGCGGGCGTCGAGATCCTCCTCGGCGGCTTCCGCGCCGTGGCGCTGCGCGACGCGTGGATCGCGGTCACCGGCGCGGTCGGACCCATCGAGGTCGACGGCGCCGCGGTCGGCCCGAACACGGCGGTGCGCTGGCCCGCGGGCGCCGAGCTCCACGTGGGTGCGTTCGCGGCGGGCCTCCGCGGCTATCTCGCCGTGCGGGGCGGGATCGCCGTCGCCCCGGTCGCCGGCAGCCGCGCGACCGACGTGCTCGCCGGGCTCGGTCCGGGCGTGCTGCGTGCCGGCGACGCCCTGCCGGTGGGCGCCGCGCCCGCCGACCCGGTGCCCGCGCTCGACGTCGCGCCGTGGCCGGCGCCGCCCCGCGATCTCGAGGTCGAGCTCGCTGCGGGGCCGCGCGCGGCATGGTTCGCGTCGTCCGCCCTCCCGGCGCTCTTCGAGACGGCCTGGACCGTGACGGGCGACGCCGACCGCGTCGGCATCCGGCTCGATGGCCCAGAGCTTCCGCGCGCGCGCCGGGAGGAGCTGCCGAGCGAGGGGATGGTGCCCGGCGCGATCCAGGTGCCGCCGTCGGGACGCCCGACGATCCTCCTCGCCGACGGCCCCGTCACGGGCGGCTACCCCGTGATCGCGGTCGTCGCCGACTCGTCGCTCGACGCGCTCGCGCACGCGCGTCCGGGCGCCCGCATCCGCTTCCGCCACGCGCGACCGGCGCCGGCCTGACGCCGGCGGGTCACCAGTGCGCGAGGAGCGGCGCGACCGCGGCCGCGTCCTCCGAGGGGAGGGCGAGCGCGACCGCCTCGGGCAGGCTCAGCGTCCCGCCGCGCGCCTCGCCGCGCGCCACCGCCGCGGGGTCGTGGGTGCGCGCCCGCTCGAGCTGCGGCGTGTGCACCGTGAAGGGCTCGACGTCGAACACGCCGATGCGACGGCGGATGGCCGTGGCGGCCGCCGACAGCATGCCCGCCCGCTCCCCGTCGCCGCGGGCGGCCGCGACCGCGCACAGCCCTTCGAGCCCGTAGGCGACGCCCTCGTCGTAGCGCAGTCGGAGCGAGACCTTGAGGGTCCGGATGCAGCGGCCCTCGGCCGCATCCACGTCGCCGCGGGTCAGCTGCAGACGCGCGAGGTGGTCGCCCGCGACCGACACCGTGAAGAGGTCCTGCCCCGCCTCGGCGACCGCGGTCGCGCGATCGAAGTGCGCGAGGGCGTCGTCGAGCGATCCGCGCAGCCACTCCAGTCGGCCCAGTGCGACCTGGGTGATCGCCTCGGCCCACCCGTTGCCGATCGCGCGCAGGCGCCCGACGGCGTCCTCCAGCTCGACCTCCGCCGTGTCGAGGTCGGGGAGGGGGAGCTGCAGGCGCGCCGTGGCCCGCGCGGCGAGCGCCATCGCCGCGGCGTCCTCGTCGCCCGAGTCGGTGAACAGCCGCAGGCACTCGCCGAGCCCCGCGACGGCTTCTTCGCTCGGGTGCTGCCACATCTCGCCCCACAGCGCGAAGAACCACGCGACCGCGCGCGTGTGCGGCGAGATCGGGCGGTCCTTGCCGAGGAGCTCGAGCATCCACACGCGCACCTCGGCGAAGAAGCCGGCGATCCACCAGTAGATCAGGAGCCGCCATGCGACGTCCCCCGCGTCATCGAGCCGGTCGACGTAGATGAGGTGGCGCACCGCGGCCCGGAGGTTCGGAAGGTCGAGCCCGAGGAGGGCGACCGACCGCGCCTGCTGCGCGCCGCGCAGCCCTGGAGCCAGCTCGGCGACGAGGCGCGCGTAGAAGTCGGCGTGGGCCGCGCGCACGGTCGCCGCTTCGCCCTGATCCTTCAGGCGCCCGAGCGCGTACTCGCGGACGACGGCGAGGAGCGAGAACACCGGCCGGTCCTCGCGCTCCTCCTGCGCCACGAGCGAGGCGTCCACGAGCGCCTCGAGGTTCTCCAGCGCGCGCTCGCCCCACACGCGCGTCGCGCCGATCGCCTCGACCGCGTCCAGGGTGAAGCGGGCCGCGAACACGCCGAGGTCGGCGAGCATCGCGCGCTGCTCGGGCGTGAGCAGGTCGACGCTCCAGTCGATCGCCGCCGTCATCGTGCGGTGCCGGTCGGGAAGGTCGCGCCCCGCGCCCGAGAGCAGCGGCAGGCTGTTCTCCAGGCGGCGGGCGATCGCGGCGGGGGTGAGCGTCCGCGACTTCGCGGCGGCCAGCTCGATCGCCAGCGGCAGTCCCTCCAGGTGGGCGCACAGCACCGCCACGTCGGCCGCGTTGCCGTCGGTGAGGGCGAAGTCGCCGCGGGCGGCCGTGGCGCGCTCGACGAACAGGCGCACGGCGGGCGAGCGCTCGGCCCGCTCGCGCGTCGCGGCGATCGAGGTGTCGGGCACCGCGAGGGCGCCGATGTCGCACACGCGCTCGCCCCGCACGCGCAGCAGCACACGGCTCGTCACGAGGAAGCGCGCCCCCGGGGCGACGTCGAACAGGCGCACGAGCACGGTCGCGGCATCCACGAGCTGCTCGAAGTTGTCGAGCACGATGAGCACGCGCCGGTCGGCGAGGGCGAGGCCGATGCGCTCCTCGAGCGGTGCCTCGCCGTTGTCGCGCACGCCCAGCACGAACGCGATCGTGGGGAGCACGAGCCCGGGCTCGAGCACCCCCTCGAGCGGCACGAAGTACACGCCGTCGGGGAAGAGGTCGCCGGCGCCGTGCGCGGCCTCGATCGCGAGCCGGCTCTTGCCGATGCCGCCCGGTCCGACGAGCGTCACGAGGCGGGCGTCGTCGGTCGTCAGCATCCGGCGCACGCGCGCGATCTCGGCGTCGCGCCCGACGATCGTGCTGTACGGCACGGGCAGGCGACGCGCGGCCGGCTCGGGCACGGGGGCGGTCGCGGCCGGCTGCGTCCGCGACGCGTCGAACCGCTCGGCCAGCAGGGTCGCGAGATCGGCCGCCACCTGCTCCTCGAGTTCGGCGGCGTCGCGGAAGGGCAGATATGCGGCCGTGTCGTCGTCGCGGATGCGGTCGATCAGCAGACGCAGGCGCTCCTCGCGCGTCTCGCTCTGGCGGATGTAGATGAGTTTGGGCATGTCGCGCGGGGCGAGGCGGTACTCGTCCTCGAGGCCGGAGATCTCCTCGTCGGGGGCGACCCAGCCGTAGCTGTCGCCGTAGATGCCGACGAAGACGTCGGACTGGGCGAGGTAGGCGCGGTAGAGCTCCCGGGGCGGATGCGGACGCGCGCCGAGCTCGAACATGACGGGGGCCAGGCGCATCCGCTCGATCGCGGCGCGAACGGCGGCGCGCTCGGCCGCGAGCTCGCGCAGCGTCGAGGACACGAAGATCCGCAGCCGCTGGTCGGGCGTGCGGATGAGCGCGTCGGTGCGTTCCCCCATCGACACAGTGTGCACCGGCCACGCGCCCGCGCGGGAGGGGGAAATCCCCGGAGACCGGCGGAATGGGGGAGGCGGATCCGCGGTTATACCGCACCGGGCAGGACGCGTCAAGAATCCCGCTTTACACGGCGCGTCATGGCCCGTATAGTAGTTCCTTGCGCTCCCCTTTCCCCCTGCCCTCATATGGTGGTCGGCTGTTCCTGCGCGTCCCCGCATCACGCGGTGCGGACACGTCAGGTTTCGGGGCC
This genomic window contains:
- a CDS encoding DUF4062 domain-containing protein, which translates into the protein MGERTDALIRTPDQRLRIFVSSTLRELAAERAAVRAAIERMRLAPVMFELGARPHPPRELYRAYLAQSDVFVGIYGDSYGWVAPDEEISGLEDEYRLAPRDMPKLIYIRQSETREERLRLLIDRIRDDDTAAYLPFRDAAELEEQVAADLATLLAERFDASRTQPAATAPVPEPAARRLPVPYSTIVGRDAEIARVRRMLTTDDARLVTLVGPGGIGKSRLAIEAAHGAGDLFPDGVYFVPLEGVLEPGLVLPTIAFVLGVRDNGEAPLEERIGLALADRRVLIVLDNFEQLVDAATVLVRLFDVAPGARFLVTSRVLLRVRGERVCDIGALAVPDTSIAATRERAERSPAVRLFVERATAARGDFALTDGNAADVAVLCAHLEGLPLAIELAAAKSRTLTPAAIARRLENSLPLLSGAGRDLPDRHRTMTAAIDWSVDLLTPEQRAMLADLGVFAARFTLDAVEAIGATRVWGERALENLEALVDASLVAQEEREDRPVFSLLAVVREYALGRLKDQGEAATVRAAHADFYARLVAELAPGLRGAQQARSVALLGLDLPNLRAAVRHLIYVDRLDDAGDVAWRLLIYWWIAGFFAEVRVWMLELLGKDRPISPHTRAVAWFFALWGEMWQHPSEEAVAGLGECLRLFTDSGDEDAAAMALAARATARLQLPLPDLDTAEVELEDAVGRLRAIGNGWAEAITQVALGRLEWLRGSLDDALAHFDRATAVAEAGQDLFTVSVAGDHLARLQLTRGDVDAAEGRCIRTLKVSLRLRYDEGVAYGLEGLCAVAAARGDGERAGMLSAAATAIRRRIGVFDVEPFTVHTPQLERARTHDPAAVARGEARGGTLSLPEAVALALPSEDAAAVAPLLAHW